One genomic segment of Heliomicrobium undosum includes these proteins:
- the thiS gene encoding sulfur carrier protein ThiS has product MRATVNGVPVELPGATPLLAFLAERKLDPAVVVIEYNGQILHRDRWPDTCISDGDTLEILSFVGGG; this is encoded by the coding sequence ATGCGCGCCACTGTCAACGGCGTCCCGGTGGAACTGCCGGGCGCTACGCCCTTGCTCGCCTTTTTGGCGGAGCGCAAGCTGGACCCCGCCGTCGTCGTGATCGAATACAACGGCCAGATCCTGCACCGGGATCGCTGGCCCGACACCTGCATCAGCGACGGCGACACCCTCGAAATCCTGTCATTCGTTGGAGGAGGTTGA
- a CDS encoding DUF6037 family protein has protein sequence MKLTGLVDLHKDMIKQQIKRYKFEFSFNRVVFDVFFFIDEEPYKLMFGVKAKNFYFELTVEKGFNINTFLGEKYAELCRVLNLNYDPSNSFSTNKFFEHFNNNIPKFANKNNYPKSHEIAIYKTNVEESEKKYFCGWRDNYVYKTNVTEKNLQKTKEYLGYDAFVSCQRKNISSCWTADENAAIDFYLP, from the coding sequence ATGAAATTAACCGGGCTGGTCGATCTGCATAAAGATATGATTAAACAACAAATTAAACGTTACAAATTTGAATTTTCTTTCAATCGGGTAGTATTCGATGTTTTCTTTTTTATTGATGAAGAACCTTATAAACTCATGTTCGGAGTAAAAGCAAAGAACTTCTATTTTGAATTAACGGTGGAAAAAGGCTTTAATATCAACACATTTTTAGGTGAAAAATATGCTGAACTATGCAGGGTATTAAATCTAAACTATGACCCAAGTAATTCCTTCTCCACAAATAAATTCTTTGAGCATTTTAATAACAACATACCTAAATTTGCCAACAAAAACAATTATCCAAAATCACACGAAATAGCCATTTACAAAACAAACGTCGAAGAATCAGAGAAAAAATATTTCTGTGGATGGAGAGATAATTATGTATACAAAACTAATGTAACCGAGAAAAACTTACAAAAAACCAAAGAATATCTAGGATATGATGCCTTCGTTTCATGTCAGAGGAAGAATATAAGTAGTTGTTGGACTGCTGATGAAAATGCGGCGATTGATTTTTATTTGCCCTAA
- a CDS encoding ATP-binding cassette domain-containing protein, with protein sequence MDNIITVEHLVKRYNDFPAVDDISFSVKNGEIFGFLGPNGAGKSTTIKILCTLLSITSGRAVLNGFDVEKDPLKVRQSIGLVFQDFSLDDRLTAMENLYFHGMLYNVPRRVLQERMDSVLEMVQLTDRKNDLVKKYSGGMKRRLEIARGLLHYPKVLFLDEPTIGLDPQTRTAIWEHILHLRDSLGLCIFLTTHYMDEAENCDRIAVIDHGKIIALDTPANLKTSTVGGDRITLTADDNGFMAEELKNRFGLEAVLQDDRLSFQVDQGDSFIPRLVAAYPERVKAISLHEPTLDDVFLALTGRGIRDEFLSDGDRFRQRRLRRRR encoded by the coding sequence ATGGATAATATTATCACTGTTGAACACTTAGTCAAACGGTACAACGATTTTCCGGCTGTCGACGATATATCCTTCTCTGTAAAAAACGGCGAGATCTTCGGATTTCTCGGTCCCAACGGCGCCGGGAAATCGACGACCATCAAGATCCTCTGCACCTTGCTGTCCATCACCTCAGGCAGGGCCGTGTTGAACGGTTTTGATGTGGAGAAAGATCCACTGAAGGTGCGCCAGTCGATCGGTCTCGTCTTTCAGGACTTTTCCCTGGACGACCGCCTGACCGCCATGGAGAACCTCTACTTTCACGGGATGCTCTACAACGTACCCCGGCGCGTGTTGCAAGAGCGGATGGATTCGGTCCTGGAGATGGTCCAACTGACGGACCGGAAAAATGATCTGGTCAAGAAGTATTCGGGAGGCATGAAGCGACGGTTGGAGATCGCCCGGGGCCTGCTCCACTATCCCAAGGTGTTGTTTTTAGATGAGCCGACCATCGGCCTCGATCCCCAGACCCGCACCGCCATCTGGGAACATATCCTGCACCTCCGGGACAGCCTGGGGCTTTGCATCTTCCTGACGACCCACTACATGGACGAGGCGGAGAACTGCGACCGCATCGCCGTCATCGACCATGGGAAGATCATCGCCCTTGATACGCCTGCCAATTTGAAGACATCGACTGTAGGCGGCGATCGGATCACGCTGACTGCTGACGATAACGGGTTTATGGCGGAGGAATTAAAAAACCGCTTCGGCTTGGAAGCGGTCCTTCAGGACGATAGGTTGAGTTTTCAGGTCGATCAGGGTGATTCGTTTATTCCGCGACTTGTTGCGGCCTATCCCGAGCGGGTGAAGGCAATCAGCCTCCATGAGCCTACCCTGGACGATGTATTTTTGGCATTGACGGGCCGGGGGATTCGGGATGAGTTTTTAAGTGATGGGGATAGGTTTCGGCAGCGGAGGTTGAGGAGGAGACGGTAA